GATCGGTCCGCCCCGCTCCTGCTCGACGACCTCCGCCCGGAGCCGGCAGGCTACCGAATCACCGGCAGGTCGGTCGTCATCAACTCGTTGCTCACGTGTTTGAGAATCGCCTTGGCGTCCGCCTCGCTGGCGAACGACCGGATGACCACCTTCTCTCCTCCCGAGAACGTAATAGTCAACGATCCCCCCTCGACGGTGAGCTGTCGGACATGATCAAGGTTGATCAGGGTTCGCTCATCGCCGAGGGTGAGCCACATCGCCCCACCTCCGGGCGCGGTAGTTGAGCGGCCAGGCCACCGCGGTCTTCGGCGGCGCGAACGCCGTGATGGTTGGCGGCATGCCGACGTACTTCTCGATCTGCACCAGCGCGGAGTGCGACGGGTTCCCGTCCGACAGCTTCGAGTTCGGCGCGTCCGTGCTCACGGCGTTGATGCTCCCGTGGCGATCGAGCGTGCCGAGTTGCCCGGGGGTCAGCGGATCGTACCACCCACCCTCGTGCATTGCAACGACGCCACGGCGCGTCCGCGCGGTGACCACGGCGCCGGCGAGGGTCTGCCCCCGGTTGTTGAACACCCGCACGACGTCGCCGTTGGCGATCCCGCGGGCCGCCGCGTCCGACGGATTGATCCAAATCGGCTCGCGCTCGGCGACTTCGTACCGCTCCCGGAGACGGGTCTGATCCAGCTGCGAGTGCAGTCGGTCCTTCGGATGGGGCGACAGTAGATGCAGCGGGTAGCGCGCCGTCTTCTCGCTCCCGAGCCACTCGTCCGGCGCGAGCCAGGTCGGGTGGGGCGGGCAGTCGTCGTACTTGAACCCCGCGATCGCCTCGGAGTAGATCTCGATCTTCCCCGACGGGGTGCCGAGCGGATGGTTGACCGGGTCGGCGCGGAACTCCGCGTATCCCACCAGCTGGTTCGCCGCATCCGTCACCGAGAACTCCAGGTATCCTTGCTGCCAGAACGCGTCGAATTCCGGCATCGCGAGCCCGCGGGCCTTCGCCTGCTGCTGGGCCGTCGCGTAGAACTGGCGCAGCCACGCCATCTCGTCCTCCTTGCCTTCCGTGTACTGGGCGCCGACGCCCAGGCGCCCGGCGAGCGCGGCACAGATGTCGAAGTCGTCGCGCGCCTCGAACAGCGGCGGCACGATCTGCGGCATCGCCGCGATGAACCGGCTCGTGCCCACGATATCGTTGCGCTCGAGCGTGGTCGTCGCCGGGAGCACAATGTCGGCGTGCTTCGCCGTCGCCGTCCACGCGTACTCGTGGACGATCGTCACCTCGGGGCGCTGCCACGCTTGCACGACCCGGTTGACGTTCTGGGCGTGATGGAACGGGTTGCCTCCCGCCCAATACACCAACTTGATGTCCGGATACGTGACCTTCTGCCCGTCGTAGTCGATCGTCTTACCGGGGTTGAGCAGCATGTCCGTCCACATATTGACGGGGACGAAATCCTTGACCGGGTTCGTGCCAGTGGTCAACCCTGGGACGGCGGGGGCGGTCCCGAGCGGCGCCCCCACCCGGGACGGAAAGTCGATCTGCACGCCGCCGCCCGGCAGCCCGAGCTGGCCCAGCATCGCGGACAGCGTGATCATCATCCACACCGGCT
The nucleotide sequence above comes from bacterium. Encoded proteins:
- a CDS encoding molybdopterin-dependent oxidoreductase; the encoded protein is MRTITRRELLWQGGIAVGGLVAAPLIRLAPADAAIAGGTLTKLTNAHWGLFNAEVVGGRLMRTLPFAKDPHPNPMVTVMPDLLYTSNRVKYPMIREGFYRNRSRSDTAGRGVEPFVRVSWDEALGIVADELRRVKMQYGNRAIFGGSYGWQSPGRLHGASQAMQRLLVLLGGYVYYVNTYSAPTLPVISPHVVGDASPKASAWPSLIKNSQLVVMFGYDPFVNAEVLSGDGGHLVMDFVRQLRDAKIPVVSVNPLETDTDQFLKPQHIAIRPNTDTALMLGLAHVLYTENLHDRAFLDKYTVGFDKFADYLSGKADGQPKSPEWAAPITDVPVETIRALARRMAKSRTVLMGGYPLQRAVHGEQPVWMMITLSAMLGQLGLPGGGVQIDFPSRVGAPLGTAPAVPGLTTGTNPVKDFVPVNMWTDMLLNPGKTIDYDGQKVTYPDIKLVYWAGGNPFHHAQNVNRVVQAWQRPEVTIVHEYAWTATAKHADIVLPATTTLERNDIVGTSRFIAAMPQIVPPLFEARDDFDICAALAGRLGVGAQYTEGKEDEMAWLRQFYATAQQQAKARGLAMPEFDAFWQQGYLEFSVTDAANQLVGYAEFRADPVNHPLGTPSGKIEIYSEAIAGFKYDDCPPHPTWLAPDEWLGSEKTARYPLHLLSPHPKDRLHSQLDQTRLRERYEVAEREPIWINPSDAAARGIANGDVVRVFNNRGQTLAGAVVTARTRRGVVAMHEGGWYDPLTPGQLGTLDRHGSINAVSTDAPNSKLSDGNPSHSALVQIEKYVGMPPTITAFAPPKTAVAWPLNYRARRWGDVAHPRR